Proteins from a genomic interval of Arachis hypogaea cultivar Tifrunner chromosome 10, arahy.Tifrunner.gnm2.J5K5, whole genome shotgun sequence:
- the LOC112716264 gene encoding COBRA-like protein 4 — MEFDNGDKRRRSGEFRELKVVTLAAICFMILSQADAFDPLDPTGNVTIRWDIMSWTTDGYMATVTVFNFQQYRTIMNPGWTIGWTWAKKEIIWTMMGAQATEQGDCSKFKLKIPHSCKRNPQVVDLMPGAPFNMQFNNCCKGGVLTSWGQDPSGAVSAFQIGVGLSGTSNKTVKLPKNFKLLGPGPGYSCGPAKLVPATVIPTDDRRRKAQALMSWNVTCTYSQFLASKNPSCCVSLSSFYSDKVTACPTCACGCQNNDTCVTKDSKLLQEDERVKTKKSDMTPKPLLQCTHHLCHVRVHWHIKDNYQDYWRVKIAIINFDYRLNYTLWNLVIQHPNLNNVTQVYSFEYMPLLPYEAINDTGMFYGLKYYNDLLMENGPKGNVQSEILMKKDKNTFTLKHGWAFPRRVYFNGEECMLPPPDSYPFLPNSAHRLLISASSIVASTIFASFFIWL, encoded by the exons ATGGAATTTGATAATGGTGACAAGCGGCGGCGAAGCGGCGAATTCCGAGAGCTCAAGGTGGTTACCTTGGCTGCTATATGCTTTATGATACTTTCTCAAGCAG ATGCATTTGATCCATTGGATCCAACTGGGAATGTGACAATAAGATGGGATATCATGTCCTGGACAACAGATGGCTATATG GCCACTGTGACAGTGTTCAACTTTCAACAATACAGGACAATCATGAACCCTGGATGGACAATAGGGTGGACATGGGCAAAGAAAGAGATAATATGGACAATGATGGGAGCTCAAGCAACAGAACAAGGCGACTGTTCCAAGTTCAAGTTGAAGATCCCACACAGCTGCAAGAGGAACCCTCAGGTTGTTGACTTAATGCCTGGAGCACCTTTCAACATGCAGTTCAATAACTGCTGCAAAGGTGGTGTCTTAACTTCTTGGGGTCAGGACCCTTCCGGCGCTGTCTCGGCTTTTCAGATAGGTGTAGGCCTCTCTGGCACCTCTAACAAGACAGTTAAGCTTCCCAAGAACTTCAAGCTTCTCGGTCCAGGGCCAGGCTATTCCTGTGGCCCTGCTAAGCTTGTGCCTGCCACTGTCATCCCAACCGATGATCGTAGGAGAAAAGCTCAAGCTTTGA TGTCTTGGAATGTGACATGCACTTATTCGCAGTTTCTAGCCTCCAAGAATCCAAGTTGTTGTGTTTCTTTGTCATCTTTCTATAGTGACAAAGTCACAGCTTGTCCAACCTGTGCTTGTGGTTGCCAAAATAATGATACCTGTGTCAC GAAGGACTCAAAGTTACTACAAGAAGATGAGAGAGTAAAGACTAAGAAGAGTGATATGACACCAAAACCATTGCTACAATGCACACACCACCTTTGTCATGTGAGGGTGCATTGGCACATCAAAGACAACTACCAAGATTATTGGAGGGTCAAGATTGCCATCATCAACTTCGACTATCGACTCAATTACACTCTATGGAACCTTGTTATTCAACACCCCAATCTCAACAATGTCACACAAGTCTATAGCTTTGAATACATGCCACTTCTTCCCTATGAAGCCATAA ATGACACAGGAATGTTCTATGGTTTGAAGTACTACAATGATCTATTGATGGAAAATGGGCCTAAAGGGAATGTGCAATCTGAGATTCTTATGAAGAAGGACAAGAACACATTCACACTCAAGCATGGATGGGCATTTCCAAGGAGGGTCTACTTCAATGGTGAAGAATGCATGCTGCCACCTCCTGATTCATACCCTTTCTTGCCAAACTCTGCTCATAGACTACTGATTAGTGCTTCGTCGATAGTAGCCAGCACCATTTTCGCATCGTTTTTCATTTGGTTGTGA
- the LOC112716263 gene encoding protein COBRA, translating into MRAKLRFKLRTQKLWCIHHTCIYIERPIVYTIFNLVQIFEEVAQICTKKKLMESMLLSSITALLLLLLSCFTFTSTDAYDALDPTGNITIKWDVISWTPDGYVAVVSMYNFQQYRHIQAPGWSLGWSWAKKEVIWNMMGGQTTEQGDCSKFKAGQPHCCKKDPLVVDLLPGTPYNQQIANCCKGGVLSSWAQDPTNAVSSFQVSVGSAGTTNRTVKLPRNFTLKAPGPGYTCGPAKIVRPTKFVTSDKRRTTQALMTWNVTCTYSQFLAQKTPTCCVSLSSFYNDTIVNCPTCTCGCRNKTAPGSCVDPDSTHLASVVSGKPTDTPLVQCSSHMCPIRVHWHVKLNYKEYWRIKITITNFNYRMNYTQWNLVVQHPNFDNLTEYFSFNYKPLMPYEGLNDTAMLWGVKFYNDFLSSAGPLGNVQSELLFKKDKETFTFDKGWAFPRRIYFNGDNCVMPPPDAYPWLPNSSSRLVFSLLGTLIIAILASIISLN; encoded by the exons ATGAGAGCCAAACTTCGTTTCAAATTAAGAACACAAAAACTTTGGTGTATACAtcatacatgtatatatatagagagGCCTATAGTATATACCATATTTAATTTGGTGCAGATCTTCGAAGAAGTTGCGCAAATCTGCACCAAGAAAAAATTAATGGAGTCTATGTTGTTGTCGTCAATCACAGCATTACTTCTGTTACTGCTCTCTTGCTTCACATTCACTTCTACAG ATGCCTATGATGCACTTGATCCAACCGGTAACATAACGATCAAATGGGACGTCATTAGCTGGACTCCAGATGGCTATGTT GCTGTGGTATCAATGTACAATTTCCAACAGTATCGCCATATTCAGGCGCCGGGGTGGTCGTTAGGGTGGTCGTGGGCCAAGAAAGAAGTAATATGGAACATGATGGGAGGGCAGACCACAGAGCAAGGAGACTGCTCAAAGTTCAAAGCAGGCCAACCACATTGCTGTAAAAAGGACCCTCTAGTCGTTGACTTGCTCCCGGGGACTCCTTACAACCAACAGATCGCCAATTGCTGCAAAGGAGGTGTCCTGAGTTCCTGGGCTCAGGACCCCACCAATGCTGTTAGCTCATTCCAGGTCAGCGTTGGTTCGGCCGGAACAACTAACAGAACGGTCAAGTTGCCGCGAAACTTTACCCTCAAGGCACCTGGTCCTGGATACACTTGTGGCCCTGCAAAGATTGTTAGGCCAACTAAATTTGTTACTAGTGACAAAAGGAGAACCACCCAAGCCTTAA tGACTTGGAATGTTACCTGCACATACTCTCAATTCCTGGCTCAAAAGACACCAACTTGTTGTGTTTCCCTCTCATCCTTCTACAATGACACAATAGTAAACTGTCCAACTTGCACCTGCGGCTGCCGGAACAAAACAGCGCCCGGAAGCTGCGTAGA TCCAGACTCTACACATTTAGCTTCAGTTGTATCAGGGAAGCCTACGGATACGCCTCTTGTCCAGTGCTCCAGCCACATGTGTCCGATTCGAGTGCATTGGCATGTGAAGCTAAATTACAAGGAGTACTGGAGGATCAAGATCACAATCACAAATTTCAACTACAGAATGAACTACACACAATGGAACCTTGTCGTGCAGCACCCGAATTTTGATAATCTAACTGAGTACTTCAGCTTTAATTACAAGCCACTAATGCCTTATGAAGGCTTAA ATGATACTGCTATGCTATGGGGAGTGAAGTTCTACAATGATTTTCTATCTTCAGCTGGACCCCTTGGTAATGTGCAATCAGAACTCTTGTTTAAAAAGGACAAAGAAACCTTCACTTTTGATAAGGGATGGGCTTTCCCAAGAAGGATCTATTTCAATGGAGATAATTGTGTTATGCCTCCTCCTGATGCATATCCTTGGCTTCCAAATTCAAGTTCAAGACTAGTTTTCTCTTTACTAGGCACTCTCATCATAGCCATTTTAGCTTCTATAATCTCATTGAATTAG
- the LOC112717877 gene encoding uncharacterized protein codes for MSTNIEAISSVNEYDGTEPPIEQLFTDSDEEYDVNKDQCVESYLDDEEWNEDDYTSEEESEVEVNIENEGEIMKRFDVEDNEKISLEKFMIFVDVHEFRSVLRDYIIQENFDIIRVKNEKARVTAICASEGCPWRIHASPSPDGIAFMIKSYEPRHTCIRKSEKRNANSTWIAKKLKQSLNADPNMSYELMSNELITKFGVEAHPKQLYRARRKGREEVEGSDALSYKKIVKFANLLLEKNRGSIVRLEYYDQMTLEEENRTFKRIFVCLAPCISGFLNGCRPFFGLDGCYLKGPYGGVLLCAVSLDANNGLFPIAFAIVEAECRDSWSFFLNCLHDALEDDRYTIMSDRQKGLTRAVFEYFPNSWHRHCNNLRSMTVLKLVDGLRVKIMMRFYTQFSSTASWSYNVGPRIATKINKTTEDARYCKVKPAGGHRYEVYDGFTRFPVNLVLHTCECKAWQISGLPCKHGAAAIIYIRGKVENYCDAYYHKDKYIIAYSGLHSPLPDLDTLDDTNVLPPPLRKLPGRPRKSRIREKDEDVPSNARRISTVRCSNYKDLGHNRKDCQRAPVRAKKARQEISASESQTSMIKQTQQHASAQAKAKSQLQAKQIKRDIRKDKLLRKHSSNLTIQ; via the exons ATGTCTACCAATATTGAAGCTATATCTAGTGTTAATGAGTACGATGGAACTGAACCCCCTATTGAACAATTATTTACCGATAGTGATGAAGAATATGATGTTAATAAGGATCAATGCGTAGAGAGTTATTTGGATGATGAGGAGTGGAATGAGGATGACTACACTtcagaggaagaaagtgaagtagAAGTTAACATAGAGAATGAAGGTGAGATAATGAAAAGATTTgatgttgaagataatgaaaaaATTAGTCTAGAAAAGTTTATGATATTTGTTGACGTACATGAGTTCAGGAGTGTATTGAGAGATTacataattcaagagaattttgaTATAATAAGAGTGAAAAATGAGAAAGCAAGAGTGACTGCCATTTGTGCTTCTGAAGGTTGTCCTTGGAGGATTCATGCTTCTCCTTCTCCAGATGGTATTGCTTTTATGATCAAGAGTTATGAGCCAAGGCATACTTGTATTAGAAAATCTGAGAAGAGAAATGCTAATTCTACATGGATAGCAAAAAAGTTAAAACAATCTTTAAATGCTGATCCAAATATGAGCTATGAACTCATGTCTAATGAATTAATTACCAAGTTTGGAGTTGAAGCCCATCCTAAGCAATTATATAGGGCCAGAAGAAAAGGAAGGGAAGAAGTTGAAGGTTCTGATGCTTTAAGTTATAAGAAAATAGTTAAGTTTGCTAATCTGTTACTAGAAAAAAATAGGGGGAGCATAGTAAGATTGGAGTACTATGATCAAATGACATTGGAAGAGGAAAATCGTACTTTCAAAAGGATTTTTGTGTGTCTAGCTCCTTGTATATCAGGATTTTTAAATGGTTGTAGACCATTTTTTGGTTTAGATGGTTGTTATTTGAAAGGTCCATATGGAGGAGTATTGCTATGTGCAGTTTCTCTTGATGCAAATAATGGATTATTTCCCATAGCATTTGCTATAGTGGAGGCAGAGTGTAGAGACTCATGGAGCTTTTTCTTAAACTGCTTACATGATGCACTAGAAGATGATCGTTACACAATAATGAGTGACAGACAAAag GGATTGACACGTGCAGTTTTTGAGTACTTTCCAAATTCATGGCATAGACATTGTA ACAACTTGAGAAGCATGACTGTGTTGAAATTAGTGGATGGGCTAAGAGTCAAAATCATGATGAGATTCTACACACAGTTTTCTTCTACTGCATCTTGGTCATATAATGTTGGACCAAGAATtgcaactaaaataaataaaactactgAAGATGCAAGATATTGCAAAGTAAAACCTGCTGGTGGACATCGATATGAAGTATATGATGGTTTTACAAGATTCCCTGTGAATTTAGTATTGCATACATGTGAATGCAAAGCATGGCAAATAAGTGGGTTGCCATGCAAACATGGTGCGGCGGCCATTATTTACATACGGGGAAAAGTGGAGAATTATTGTGATGCATATTACCACAAAGATAAGTACATCATAGCTTATTCTGGACTACACAGTCCCTTACCAGATCTGGATACTTTGGATGATACAAATGTGCTTCCACCACCATTGCGTAAACTTCCGGGGAGGCCAAGAAAAAGTAGGATAAGGGAAAAAGATGAAGATGTACCATCAAATGCAAGGAGAATTTCAACAGTTAGATGCTCTAATTATAAAGATTTAGGACACAATAGAAAAGACTGTCAAAGGGCTCCAGTAAGAGCCAAGAAAGCAAGACAG GAAATTTCAGCAAGTGAATCACAAACTTCAATGATAAAACAAACTCAACAACATGCTTCAGCACAGGCCAAAGCAAAGTCACAACTACAAGCCAAACAAATAAAAAGG GATATTAGGAAAGATAAACTTCTTAGAAAGCATTCTTCAAATTTGACGATTCAATGA
- the LOC112716267 gene encoding cleavage stimulation factor subunit 50 produces the protein MENNSWEQTLQDGKLYRHLNSLIVAHLRDSNLTQAASAVASATMTPLNVEAPPNKLLELVAKGLAVEKDDVFKGTLSSPFCDLGAPVLPTHPGATIIDFSAVPDIKGTSKSFPKHETRHLSEHKNIARCARFSPDGKFVATGSADTSIKLFEVSKIKQMLLPDAKDGPVRPVIRTFYDHTQPINDLDFHPQGTILVSGAKDQTMKFFDISKTNAKRAYRVIQDTHNVRSVSFHPSGDFLLAGTDHAIPHLYDINTFQCYLSANIPEVGPNGAINQVRYSCTGAMYVTASKDGVIRLWDGITANCVRSITGAHGTAEATSAIFTKDERFVLSCGKDSTIKLWEVGSGRLVKQYLGAMHTQLRCQAIFNETEEFILSIDELNNEIVIWDAMTTEKVAKWPSNHVGAPRWIDHSPTESAFISCGTDRSVRFWKETI, from the exons ATGGAGAACAATAGCTGGGAGCAGACTCTGCAAGATGGAAAACTCTATCGGCACCTCAATTCCCTAATCGTCGCTCATCTTCGCGACAGCAATCTTACTCAG gctGCAAGTGCTGTAGCTTCAGCAACTATGACACCACTGAATGTGGAAGCTCCACCCAACAAGCTTCTTGAGCTGGTTGCTAag GGTCTTGCAGTGGAGAAAGATGATGTTTTCAAAGGGACTTTGTCGTCTCCTTTTTGCGACTTGGGTGCACCCGTGCTGCCGACTCATCCTGGAGCTACCATCATTGATTTCAG TGCTGTGCCAGATATAAAAGGCACGTCTAAAAGCTTTCCAAAGCACGAGACACGACACCTTTCAGAGCACAAG AATATTGCCAGATGTGCTAGATTTAGTCCTGATGGGAAGTTTGTTGCGACTGGTAGTGCAGATACATCAATAAAGCTTTTTGAG GTTTCAAAGATCAAGCAAATGTTACTTCCGGATGCAAAGGATGGCCCTGTGCGGCCTGTAATTCGAACATTTTATGACCACACACAA CCAATAAATGATCTGGATTTTCATCCACAAGGTACCATCTTGGTTTCTGGAGCTAAAGATCAAACAATGAA GTTTTTTGATATTTCTAAGACCAATGCAAAGAGAGCATACAGGGTTATACAG GATACACACAATGTTCGATCTGTATCGTTTCATCCTTCTGGAGACTTTCTTCTCGCAG GAACTGATCATGCAATTCCACATTTGTATGATATAAATACCTTCCAGTGTTATCTATCAGCAAACATTCCCGAGGTTGGCCCAAATGGAGCCATAAACCAG GTCAGATATTCTTGTACAGGTGCCATGTATGTTACGGCATCTAAAGATGGTGTTATTCGGTTGTGGGATGGCATCACTGCTAATTGTGTGCGCTCAATAACTGGAGCACATGGAACAGCTGAGGCTACAAGTGCAATTTTTACAAAGGATGAAAG GTTTGTGCTCTCCTGTGGTAAGGATTCTACCATAAAGCTTTGGGAAGTTGGTTCTGGAAGATTAGTCAAACAATATCTGGGAGCCATGCATACACAGCTAAGATGCCAG GCAATTTTCAACGAGACAGAAGAGTTTATTCTTTCCATAGATGAACTGAACAATGAG ATCGTTATCTGGGATGCAATGACAACAGAAAAAGTAGCAAAGTGGCCTTCTAATCATGTCGGCGCACCCCGCTGGATCGATCACTCGCCAACAGAGTCGGCTTTTATTTCCTGTGGAACTGATAGGTCAGTTAGGTTCTGGAAGGAAACTATATAA